The Jaculus jaculus isolate mJacJac1 chromosome 1, mJacJac1.mat.Y.cur, whole genome shotgun sequence nucleotide sequence TTTGAGCATAGTATTTATTCCATCTCACTGTAAGATCCATAAGATTACCAGTCTGGTGTATCCTGTGCACCACAAATCACTCTCCAAAGCATACCCACAGGAATGTTGTAGCATTTAGTACTTACTAACGGAATGAGTGCTGGGCTAAAGGGCCTGGGGAACTATTTCTTTCTCAGGTACAAGTTGTTGCTTCTTGTTGGTTGTTTTGTAACTCAGCCGTCCTTTCTGGATCCCATGATTTTCCATTCAGCAGAGCTGTCCTTAGTCTTCTCCAGAAGATATGCCTCCCCAGGGCATTGTCCTCCCACTCCAGGTACGTGTTCCTGCTGAGAAGGCGGTACAGCTCCACCTGCTGCCTCAGCAGGGCTTTCTCCACCTTCTCCAGGATGATGAAGATGATGCCAGAGCGGCTGCTCAGAAACTGCCAAGTCTGAGCGATCTCATATTCAAAAATGCACCAGCGGCTTTGGATAAAGTGCTGAGATACCACCACAATGACTTTTCGGCTTTTGTGGAAGCCCTCTTGGATGATGTTGGCAGCGATGGCCACACCAGGGATAAAGTCTCTGTAGTGGAGGCATAGCTGAAATGGGGGCACCCCTTCCTCTAGGTTCTTTACCAACTCATTCCTCACCCAGTCCTCATCATGGCTTGAATAGATAACAAAGGCATCATAGATGCTTTCCCCTTGAGCATACTTTTTACAGCCAGCTAAAAGCATCAGGTGAAAGTAAAACTTGTAGCCAAGAAACACCATAATGAATACAAGAACCACGCTGATCACTGACATGCTGATGATGCCCTTGTTGATTTCACAGGTGGCATTCCTGAAACTCAACACAGGTCTTCCCTTCATTTCTAGTGATTTTACACACTTCATTTGTTCAGCTTCCACCAGGAGCTGCCTCTTGTCCTTGACCCACTGCAGGAAGCTCTGGTATTCACAAGTACAGGCAAAGTCATTCTGTGTAAGATTTAAGCGAGCCTGACTCCATGGAAAATGTCGAAGTTCCTCCCCTTTGATGGTTTCTATGTGGTTGAAACTGTAATCCAGAAGCTGGAGACACTGGAGAGGTTTATAATGAAGTGTATTCAACACCAAGAGGTTGTTGTGACTCATATTTAGAACCTGAAGTCTAGAGAGTGTGGCAAATGCTCCCTGGGACACCTGTTCTAGGCGACATTCAGAGAGGTCCAGAAATATCAAGCTCGTCATATTGGTGAAGGTATTTGAAAGAGTGTTATCCTTAAAAGAGTTGCCagccatttttaaaactttgagaCTGATCAGGCCATCAAAGATGCCATTGAAGTCAACCCGGATGTGAGTATGAGAGATGTCAAGGTAAAGGAGTTTGCTGAGGGATAAAAACACAGAGAATTCACTCATCTTTTTCAAAGTAGAATGCTGAAAATCCAGATACTCCAGTTGCTCTAACCCCAGGAAGTTTGAACTCATAGTCACAACGCCATTGTAGCTGAGATCTAAATACTTCAGTCTGGTTGTTCCCAGATGTTTATGAGAACAGCAGCTTTCAAAACTCAAGCTGTTTCTACTGATATCTAGGAAGACAAGGTTTGGTAGTTCCACATCTACAAAACTGGTTGCACCTCTGTTGGCAGTGAAAATCAAACTTTTGAGAAAGGGGAGTGCCAGAAAGGGGAAGGTTTTAAAATCACAGTTAATGAATTCTAATGATTGCCATTTGAAATCATTATAAAAATTGTCATCACTTATATACAGACTTACCATGGACATTGCAGAAATATTCGCTAAACAATTTACCAAGTCAGTGACTTTTCCTGAAAACTGATCTACATAAGTTAACCGGAATTCATTAATGCTCACACTACACAATCCCTCCAGGACAGATCTGTCAAACCTTTCtatattcctttcatttttaaattcccCTAGGATTAACCTGTGCACTTCTAATCCCAGTAGACTTTGAATACAACTTGTCATTACATCTGTACTGTTAAAATTACTTCTTAGTGTTAGTTCGTGGAGCCTGATTTCTTGAAAGACACCAGGTTGGATAAAGTCAATGGGGTTCAGAGACAGGTCTAAAGAAAGATTGAGTTGGGGATTTTCATGCAGAACCTTCAAGTCTTTATGATGAATACTTTGGATCTTGTTGTTGGAAAGGTCCAAGTATTCCAGGTTGGTCAGATTAGAAAAATATTCAGGTAACTTGAAAGAATGAAGAAGATTGTGAGCCATATTGAGGTGCTTTAAACTTCTGAGATGCCCAATAGGAAAGCTCTCCAGAGAAGCCAGGTTTATCTCCACAACCACCAGCTTCTGTAAACTCGATAGTCCAGAAAAGCCTCCCAGAGCTAAACTGTGTATAGGGTTGCCAGTCAATATCAAGGTAGAGAGTTGGATTAAGTCCTGAAAAGCATCATCTTCTATCATTGTAATTTCACACCTGCAGAGAAAAGAGATACAGGTCATATATTTCTGATGAATAATAATTCATAATATAAATGTCATATAATGAACTCATACAGACATGATATACCATATGACTGTGTATGGGGACAGATATGAGGAAAGGCCAGTATGATGGAATGAGCACCAAAGAAGCTCTGTAGTTTCATCATTATTACATTGGCAACATTGATaaactcttttaattttttttttatcatttgtgTGTACTTGGGTgggattttgtatgtgtgtgtgtatgtgtacatatgtctaAGGGCAGCCACTTatatggaagtcagaagacaatctCTCCCATCATGTTTAAGATAGAGTATCTTTGTTGTTTTAGCTGTGTATACTAGGATAGTTGGCTTGTGGCTTTGATCTTCTGGTAGGAACATTGGGTTTATAGATCCTTTGTACTGCATATTGACTTCCACTGATTctgaagatttgaactcaggtcttcacacttgtgcagcaagtgctttacccaggAATCCATCACCCAGACCCAGATAACTATTTTTATCACAAAAGGCATACATGCTAAACAGAGCAGCAAatccatccaaaaaaaaaaattaaagatcaaTAATTAAAGCACATTAAGAACCTGTTGCCGACAGAGCTTGAAATAGCCTTAGATCGAGTTTAGCCATTTGTTGCCAAGCATATTTGAGATTATATATCCAGTTGTTAGAAATGATATAGCCAATTGTCATTAGCCATTATAGATGACTGGTGAATATCACCTTCAAAgacatatataattaattatttatgaagTCATAGATGCTACTGATGTTTATAAAAAGTTCCACATATATAACAATTAGTTATCTGAAAGCTGGCATCACCACAGGTAAATGTTAATAACAGGTGACAGGAGTGAGTATTTTGGAAGGAAAGCAAAGCACACTAAAAGTTTGCATCGAGAGAGCTGACCTATACCAGGAACACCCGAGCAGGTTTCTTGCAGAATGCTTAAGTGAAATCTAAATGTTAACAGTGACTGAATGTGAACAAAAGCTGAGAGAGAAGAGGCTCTGAAAGCTGAAAGTACtgcataatgttttttttttttaataaaaaatagggAACAAACAACCCTATTAGACAAATAAGAGGTAAACTTGAATAGCTATTTCCCTATAAGACTTCACATGGTTAATAAACATGAGgattagtttgtttgcagtggctggaggtgctggcacgcccattctctctctatatctgcctctttctctctctgtcattctcaaaaaaagtaaataaaataaataaacaaaaagaaaaaaaagaaaaagattcagcTAAGCTCCTTTTTGGATATAAAATGTACGTATCATTAGAACCTGCATGATTCACAAATGAGGAAATCGAGACCTGGAGAACAAAGGTAATTTCTCCACAATTTTCCATCATGTATGATATCtgctgaatgaataaatgtataAGTGATTGAAGACAAAATATCACCAACTAGGCTATCTGAGTCAAGATTGCAATGATGTAATAATAAACATCTCACCAAGTACAGTTTGTAAAAATCTCATTTATTACCTGGATAAATCCAACACTTGTAGTTCTGGGAAACTGGAGAAGCAATTACTGCTTAAGATCTTCAGGGGGTTGAAGCTCAGGTCCAGGTTctcagtggaggagggaaggcTGTAAGGGATATTGTGAAGATTCTGCTCCATGCAGTCATACGTGATGTTAGGAAGCACCTGCAATGACCACATAGCAAGTGTAGTGTCTTAATGTATGTGTTCCCAACTCCCATTTCCAAAGCCAGTGACAGTGGGTGAGGCACTCTGGTACAAGCACAGGAGCCAGTTAGTCTTACTCCATCcagtcatttattcattcaccctttttaaaattattttattccatttatgagagagagagaagggggggagagagggcatgtcaatgtcagtgcctctagccacacaTGTACCCCAATGTGAATCTctcttacatggttactggggaattgaatctggatccttagattTTGCACGCTAACACCtccaccattaagccatctctccagcccctctttttttttttttttttaagaaagggtgTTTAATAGCCCAGCCTGTTCTCAAACTTGGTATGTCACTAAGATTGaatttaaacttctgatccttcccCATCCTCCATCCAGGTGTTGGGATTAGGGAGAAAAGCCAACACAGCCAGCCTCATTCATTCAGTTGTCCTTTCAGTTCATACTTACAGAATGTCTTAATCTAGAtgtcaaaggaaaagaaactttCCATGTTTTCAATACTCTATATTCCTGCTATATTATTGAGAAGCAACAGAATCAGGTGGCAAAGGGCTCTTATGTCTGAAAACCTTGTTTATCCTAGCTTCTCTGTAAGCCTTGGAACAAGATGTTTGTTTATTAACCTTCATTGGATTCCACTTGACATATATAAAACACAGGTAATAAAATATTCAGCATTGTTTTCCTTATCTATACTCATTGTATCACAGCCATGAGGAGACTGCCTATCAAGAAGTCCAGACCTTACTTAGCCACAGCCCTGTTTTTGAGAATTGTGTTCTTTTTCTTGGTTCATTGACTTTAACTAGAGCGATGCAGGAGTCAATCTTGTCATGCATGGATCCCAGCGGCAAAGCCCATTCTCTAGCCTTCTACCTGACTTCAGAATTCTGTGTTTTTCCCAATAAAATGCCTTATTTAATCCAGTCATTTTTCATATTCTGTTCTTTAAAACAATATAACCTGTTTAAAGGATTAAATAAGATTAGAGCTTTCTTAAAGCTTGCTATAATGAAAATTATCAATGAATATTAAGGTTAATTATCAATTGCTATTATTAATCTCATACCACATGCCAGCATAGTTCTCATATGTTATATACTTGTGGTGGTATGATGCAGGTGTCCCCGTAAagttagctgttctgaatgctaggtccctagctgatggtaacttgggaattaaagccttctggaggcagtgtattgttgggcgtgGGCTTATAGGTGTAATAGCCAGCTtctttttgccagtgtttggcacgctctcctgttgctgttgtccaactattgttggccaggaggtgatgtctactctctactcatgccatcatattcccctgccatcatggggtctgtaaatcaaaataaacccctattcccataagctgctcttggccgggtgttttctgccatcaatgtgaacctgactgcaaattTGCCTCAATCTTCAAAGCATGAAGATAATAGACATTCAGAGAGATGGAACTAATATGTCAGAGAGTTCATACATGCAGGTCCTCACTTCACTCACATGTCTGCTTAAGTGTTACTCATCGTTGGAGCATCGACAACAATACTTCTGAAACGACGGTGCCAAAAGAACCTTCCCTTACCTTCTTTTATCTTCCCTCACAGTTTCTATCACCAGACAACATGATTGTTTCCTAAATGTTCATTTTCTGAGCTAGACTGTAAGCTTTGATATTTTGATAGCTTAGCTTGCCACTTTGTCTCCATGTAAGGAATGGCACATGGTGACCTGTCAATGGCCAGTAGACATttttgaatacataaataaaaaaaaattgaatcacTGAGAAAACAAAGACATGATTTATCCCAAATACTAAGTACTTTTTGCTATGTGCTGAGCACAATGCAAAACAAAGGTGGTGTGGTTAGGGTTCCAGGATTTACTGAACTCAAGTATAGCTTCACTGAACTCAGgagcaaataaaataatgtgtAAAAGGCTCTAAATTAGACCTGATTCTGAGAAAACAGGTATTTAATCTGGGTCTGAAGAGGGCTTTCTAGAACACAGCTTAAAATTGGATCAAGACTTGTTCACATGGAGAGTGGAAGAAGGAAATTTCATAAGGAGAGATGATGTGAGCAAGGAAGTTGTGAAAAATTAATTCAGATAAGGTGACCACTGACAGGAGTGGTGTCATACAGGCCTCAGGGAAGCTGAACCCTGACAAGAAGGGCCTCATACTTTGTCCACCAGAATTTCTTGAATTCCTTTAATCTATACCAATTGGGCAGCTGACATGCACTCAGCCTTGGCAGCATGGTGGTAAAACCAGCAACAGTCTCACATCCTTATTCATCCCACTCCCATAGTCCTACCCTCCTGTCCATTCTACTCCAAGGCAAGGACAGATAATAAACACACACTGATGTGATATAGA carries:
- the Tlr4 gene encoding toll-like receptor 4 → MTPCSSLAAILIPAMAFFTCLRPERWDPCVEVLPNITYDCMEQNLHNIPYSLPSSTENLDLSFNPLKILSSNCFSSFPELQVLDLSRCEITMIEDDAFQDLIQLSTLILTGNPIHSLALGGFSGLSSLQKLVVVEINLASLESFPIGHLRSLKHLNMAHNLLHSFKLPEYFSNLTNLEYLDLSNNKIQSIHHKDLKVLHENPQLNLSLDLSLNPIDFIQPGVFQEIRLHELTLRSNFNSTDVMTSCIQSLLGLEVHRLILGEFKNERNIERFDRSVLEGLCSVSINEFRLTYVDQFSGKVTDLVNCLANISAMSMVSLYISDDNFYNDFKWQSLEFINCDFKTFPFLALPFLKSLIFTANRGATSFVDVELPNLVFLDISRNSLSFESCCSHKHLGTTRLKYLDLSYNGVVTMSSNFLGLEQLEYLDFQHSTLKKMSEFSVFLSLSKLLYLDISHTHIRVDFNGIFDGLISLKVLKMAGNSFKDNTLSNTFTNMTSLIFLDLSECRLEQVSQGAFATLSRLQVLNMSHNNLLVLNTLHYKPLQCLQLLDYSFNHIETIKGEELRHFPWSQARLNLTQNDFACTCEYQSFLQWVKDKRQLLVEAEQMKCVKSLEMKGRPVLSFRNATCEINKGIISMSVISVVLVFIMVFLGYKFYFHLMLLAGCKKYAQGESIYDAFVIYSSHDEDWVRNELVKNLEEGVPPFQLCLHYRDFIPGVAIAANIIQEGFHKSRKVIVVVSQHFIQSRWCIFEYEIAQTWQFLSSRSGIIFIILEKVEKALLRQQVELYRLLSRNTYLEWEDNALGRHIFWRRLRTALLNGKSWDPERTAELQNNQQEATTCT